In Aquiflexum balticum DSM 16537, a single genomic region encodes these proteins:
- a CDS encoding NAD-dependent epimerase has product MKYLVTGTAGFIGFHVAHYLLKRGDAVVGLDVINDYYDVNLKYRRLEECGIEKSQISLGKAVHSNKYEAYTFYQMDLSDKETMMAIFEKEKVDVVINLAAQAGVRYSLTNPDVYIQANIQGFLNILEACRAYPVKHLVYASSSSVYGANTKMPFATNHNIDHPVSLYAATKKANELMAHTYSHLFNIPTTGLRFFTVYGPWGRPDMALFLFIEAIKKDEPIQVFNHGKMKRDFTYIDDIVEGIIRVADRPATPNPDWTGDNPEPGSSYAPFKVYNIGNSNPVELMDYIGALEKALGKTAKKNMLPLQQGDVPATYADVTDLKRDTGYQPNTSVEDGVAKFVAWYNEFYGK; this is encoded by the coding sequence ATGAAATATCTTGTTACCGGTACTGCCGGGTTTATAGGCTTTCACGTCGCCCATTATCTATTAAAAAGAGGTGATGCTGTTGTTGGTCTGGATGTGATCAATGACTATTATGATGTCAATCTAAAATACAGGAGGTTAGAAGAGTGCGGAATTGAAAAAAGTCAGATTTCTTTGGGAAAAGCGGTTCATTCCAATAAATACGAAGCCTACACTTTTTATCAAATGGATCTCTCCGATAAAGAGACCATGATGGCAATATTTGAAAAAGAGAAAGTGGATGTGGTCATCAACCTAGCTGCCCAAGCAGGGGTAAGGTATTCATTGACCAACCCTGATGTATATATTCAGGCCAATATTCAAGGGTTTTTGAATATTTTGGAAGCCTGTCGTGCCTATCCTGTCAAGCATTTGGTGTATGCTTCTTCCAGTTCTGTTTATGGTGCCAATACCAAAATGCCTTTTGCGACCAACCATAATATTGACCATCCGGTAAGTTTGTACGCAGCCACCAAAAAAGCCAATGAATTGATGGCCCATACGTATAGCCATCTCTTTAACATTCCTACGACTGGTTTGAGGTTTTTTACTGTTTACGGACCTTGGGGCAGACCGGATATGGCTTTGTTCTTGTTCATAGAGGCCATCAAAAAAGATGAACCGATACAGGTATTCAATCATGGTAAAATGAAAAGAGATTTTACCTACATCGATGACATTGTAGAAGGTATCATCCGAGTGGCCGATAGACCGGCGACACCTAATCCTGATTGGACGGGAGATAACCCAGAACCCGGTAGTTCATATGCCCCTTTCAAAGTTTACAATATCGGTAATTCCAATCCTGTTGAGTTGATGGACTATATAGGTGCTTTGGAAAAGGCCTTGGGCAAAACAGCAAAGAAAAATATGTTACCGTTACAGCAAGGTGATGTACCTGCCACTTATGCCGATGTCACAGACCTGAAAAGAGATACCGGTTACCAGCCCAATACCTCTGTTGAGGATGGGGTAGCTAAGTTTGTGGCTTGGTACAATGAATTTTACGGGAAATAA
- a CDS encoding NUDIX hydrolase: MKIFINDKPLDLFTYEELPKDKTFECVYDHPIDIPATGDFHDDVLIIEPTGDVIIKLLYLLRTRKLKHLDSVSVVVKDKPKMKAFIKSRFTVIKAAGGVVTKGDKVLFIHRLNKWDLPKGKFDRGEKPSECALREVEEECNIKVRLGNEICKTWHTYTHDRKSILKKTYWYSMECISDQDMKPQKEEGISDIRWMSHYEAKTALVNSYPSMRYLYKRFLKLVPKVHNV; the protein is encoded by the coding sequence ATGAAGATTTTTATCAACGATAAGCCTTTGGATTTATTTACCTATGAAGAGTTGCCAAAGGATAAAACGTTTGAATGTGTATATGACCATCCAATTGATATTCCTGCTACCGGTGACTTTCATGATGATGTACTTATCATTGAACCCACAGGAGATGTGATTATTAAATTACTTTATCTTTTGAGAACCAGAAAACTGAAACATCTGGATTCGGTATCAGTGGTAGTGAAGGATAAACCAAAGATGAAAGCTTTTATCAAAAGCAGATTTACGGTCATTAAAGCAGCCGGTGGTGTTGTAACCAAAGGTGATAAAGTACTTTTTATCCATAGGTTAAACAAATGGGATCTTCCTAAAGGAAAGTTTGATAGGGGAGAAAAACCTTCAGAATGCGCTTTGAGGGAAGTGGAAGAGGAGTGTAATATTAAAGTGAGACTAGGAAATGAAATCTGTAAAACTTGGCATACTTATACCCATGACAGGAAAAGCATTCTTAAAAAAACCTATTGGTACAGCATGGAGTGTATTTCAGATCAGGATATGAAGCCCCAAAAAGAAGAGGGAATTTCCGATATCAGGTGGATGTCCCACTATGAAGCCAAAACGGCCTTGGTCAATTCTTACCCCTCTATGCGTTATTTATATAAAAGATTTTTAAAATTGGTCCCAAAGGTTCATAACGTGTAA
- a CDS encoding TIGR02757 family protein: MDLKDFLDQKVSEYNTSAFIELDPVSIPHRFSKKQDIEIAGFFAAILAWGQRKTIINKCGDLLAMMDNSPHDFVLNHSEEDLKVFLNFKHRTFNDIDTLYFIHFFSWFYKENDSLEKAFTIGWKPGIDVMEVLLKNFHQFFFQLPEAPNRTKKHIATPERNSACKRLNMFLRWMVRSDSKGVDFGLWQKIKPYQLICPCDLHVDRVGRKLGLISRKQTDWQTAQELTGRLRQFDPMDPVKYDFALFGLGIEEKF; encoded by the coding sequence ATGGATTTAAAGGACTTTTTAGACCAGAAAGTGTCGGAATACAATACTTCTGCCTTCATTGAATTGGATCCTGTGTCTATTCCACATCGATTTTCGAAAAAGCAGGATATTGAAATAGCAGGTTTTTTTGCAGCCATATTGGCTTGGGGACAAAGAAAGACTATTATCAATAAGTGTGGTGATTTATTGGCAATGATGGATAATTCACCGCATGATTTTGTTTTAAATCATTCTGAAGAAGATTTAAAAGTTTTTTTGAATTTTAAGCACCGCACTTTCAACGATATTGATACTTTATATTTCATTCATTTTTTTTCATGGTTTTATAAAGAAAATGACAGTCTTGAAAAGGCATTTACCATTGGATGGAAACCTGGAATTGATGTGATGGAGGTACTCCTGAAAAACTTTCATCAATTCTTTTTTCAATTACCTGAAGCGCCAAATAGGACAAAAAAGCATATTGCTACCCCTGAACGAAATTCAGCCTGCAAAAGGCTGAACATGTTTTTGAGGTGGATGGTAAGGAGCGATTCCAAGGGAGTTGATTTTGGATTGTGGCAAAAAATTAAGCCATATCAATTAATTTGCCCTTGTGATTTGCATGTAGACAGGGTAGGCAGGAAATTGGGTTTGATTTCAAGAAAGCAAACAGACTGGCAAACAGCCCAAGAACTTACGGGAAGATTAAGACAATTTGACCCAATGGATCCGGTTAAATATGACTTTGCCCTTTTTGGATTGGGGATAGAGGAGAAGTTTTGA
- a CDS encoding DUF433 domain-containing protein yields MDYREIITIEPGKRGGKPCIRGMRITVYDILGYLASGMTNEEILQDFPELTLDDIKASLAYAADAEKKVKLSV; encoded by the coding sequence ATGGACTACAGAGAAATAATTACCATCGAGCCAGGTAAAAGAGGGGGTAAACCCTGTATAAGAGGTATGAGAATAACCGTCTATGATATTTTAGGCTATCTGGCTTCCGGAATGACGAATGAAGAGATTCTGCAAGATTTTCCTGAATTAACTCTTGATGATATCAAAGCAAGTTTAGCTTATGCAGCAGATGCAGAAAAGAAAGTCAAGTTATCTGTCTAG
- a CDS encoding LysM peptidoglycan-binding domain-containing protein: MKKIVVFGFCIAFSLGLQAAELVLVDSVGIEKIGNKTFIIHQVAERETLFGISRRYQVAVNDIIQNNEQLEDGLKMGQRIRVPYISKTAIPEGAKLHKVEPGETLFGISKKYNVSVGDILAWNKLQGSDLSVGQSLVIQGVEEEVTPPTSDQGIVAAKAVSATVPVESKTEEIKTAVTEKATNSPAKSSETAPVINTNANGMGSNLPGDWITHVVEQGETLFSITKKYEANMEDIKAWNALNSNNISVGQKLKVGREQTSSVPVVTSTVPVIVNNEKANATLTTPNTVTSAGEDMAYKNIKQTGLAEVIEGTGNHKKYLVLHRDAPVGTIMRVRNEENDITIFARVVGVLPQTGDNSKLVIKLSKAAFDQLRAVNARFPVEISY; encoded by the coding sequence ATGAAAAAGATTGTTGTATTTGGATTCTGTATTGCTTTTAGTTTGGGATTACAGGCTGCAGAATTGGTATTGGTTGATTCCGTTGGTATTGAAAAAATAGGAAATAAAACCTTTATAATCCATCAGGTTGCGGAGAGAGAAACCTTATTTGGTATTTCAAGAAGATACCAAGTGGCAGTGAATGACATCATCCAGAATAACGAACAACTTGAGGATGGATTGAAAATGGGGCAGCGGATTAGAGTTCCCTATATATCCAAAACCGCTATTCCCGAAGGGGCAAAACTCCATAAGGTTGAACCAGGGGAAACCCTTTTTGGAATTTCAAAAAAATACAATGTCTCTGTGGGTGATATATTGGCATGGAATAAATTGCAGGGTTCGGATTTGAGTGTTGGTCAGTCATTGGTCATTCAAGGAGTCGAAGAAGAAGTAACTCCGCCTACCTCTGACCAAGGCATTGTCGCTGCCAAAGCTGTCTCGGCAACTGTTCCAGTAGAATCCAAAACTGAGGAAATTAAAACAGCTGTTACTGAAAAAGCTACAAATAGTCCAGCCAAAAGTTCAGAAACAGCGCCTGTTATCAATACCAATGCGAATGGCATGGGTTCTAATTTGCCAGGTGATTGGATTACGCATGTTGTAGAACAAGGTGAAACTTTGTTTTCCATCACCAAAAAATATGAGGCGAATATGGAGGACATCAAGGCTTGGAACGCTTTGAATTCAAATAACATTTCCGTCGGGCAGAAATTAAAGGTCGGAAGAGAACAGACCTCCTCAGTGCCTGTAGTGACTTCTACGGTACCTGTCATTGTAAACAATGAAAAGGCCAATGCCACCCTGACTACGCCAAATACCGTTACCTCTGCGGGCGAGGATATGGCATACAAAAACATCAAACAAACTGGATTGGCGGAGGTGATTGAGGGTACGGGGAATCACAAAAAATATTTGGTTCTGCATCGGGACGCACCTGTAGGTACAATCATGCGAGTGAGAAATGAAGAGAATGATATCACTATTTTTGCGAGAGTAGTGGGTGTACTTCCTCAGACAGGTGATAATAGTAAATTGGTCATCAAGCTTTCAAAGGCTGCTTTTGATCAACTCCGAGCAGTAAATGCCCGTTTCCCTGTAGAAATTTCCTATTGA
- a CDS encoding VPS10 domain-containing protein: protein MRNKIFTRICFLGLGILLLVFSPQDNLFAQQIDMSQFKEMKARSVGPAAMSGRITAIDAVDDNPSIIYAGSASGGLWKSTSGGITWKPIFDEEKVHSIGAISIYQKNPNIIWVGTGEGNPRNSLNMGYGVYRSLDAGKTWQMMGLEKTMAIHRIIVHPDDPNTVFVGAIGSPWGEQEERGVYKTTDGGKTWKKILYIDTKTGVGEMIMDPNNPNKIFVNMWEHRRYPWFFNSGGASSGLFVTLDGGDNWKKLDDKNGLPKGNLGRMGLTISKANSNKVYALVESTKNALYVSEDGGDNFKMVNDKPEIGDRPFYYFEIHADPKNADRLFTLYSRVGISEDGGRTFTELLSYAGVHPDHHAWYINPNDPSLMIDGNDGGLNITRDGGKTWYFAENIPVGQWYHINVDNEIPYNIYGGLQDNGSWVGPAYVWRRDGIRNTYWQEIQFGDGFDVVSDPENSRFGYSMSQGGNVTRFDKETGHKRTIKPTHPDKDVFLRFNWNAAIAQDPHDAATIYYGSQFLHKSTDRGETWEIISPDLTTNDPEKQKQQETGGLTFDITGAENHTTIIAIAPSPIDKNVIWVGTDDGNVQVTKDGGKSWSNTSAKLTGLPKASWIPQIQASRYDAGEAWIIANNYRNNDFSAYAYRTKNYGNSYERIADDNKVWGFALSIIQDPVEPNLVFLGTEFGLYVSFDNAKTWNQWRHGYPNAVSTYDMVIQEREADLVIGTFGRSLYVLDDIRPLRIYAKNQGKAPEGKITAVPSSDAYQAEIHQPHGERFPADGKYAAENRPLGGRLSFVINDPGKEKLDSVTVSIFDAAGQQIRTIKKLPTNGVNQVIWNLDRKSSVDTPFGRGGGGGGQRARGFFEPSGGAALPGTYKVVYQYGDIRSEGSIVVHSDPRIQADLADLQAREEFIKQTEILTADVMKATRQLDDAKNTVDKIITFAKDVDDAEVKELVKLANETKKKIDSTREAFYGPTKEGQGIVRNLYPTTMSRLFAPRSYANSSYGAPGPTEDRLLQQAKESAEEALKVWNEFFENDWKVFEEKARNTKIDIFKEIEKVEVK, encoded by the coding sequence ATGAGAAACAAAATATTTACCCGAATATGTTTTTTGGGATTAGGAATTTTGCTGCTGGTATTTAGTCCGCAGGATAATCTTTTTGCCCAACAAATTGACATGAGTCAATTCAAGGAAATGAAAGCCCGGAGCGTTGGCCCTGCTGCTATGAGCGGCCGGATTACAGCCATCGATGCTGTAGATGACAATCCTTCTATCATTTATGCAGGTTCTGCTTCCGGTGGCCTGTGGAAATCAACTTCAGGGGGCATTACTTGGAAACCGATATTTGATGAGGAAAAAGTCCATTCGATAGGAGCAATTTCCATTTATCAAAAAAACCCAAATATCATTTGGGTAGGTACCGGAGAGGGCAATCCCCGGAATTCCCTGAATATGGGATATGGTGTATACAGATCCTTGGATGCCGGTAAAACATGGCAAATGATGGGACTCGAAAAAACCATGGCGATTCACAGAATAATTGTTCATCCTGACGATCCCAATACCGTATTTGTAGGAGCCATAGGATCACCTTGGGGAGAACAAGAGGAAAGAGGAGTCTATAAAACAACTGATGGCGGGAAAACCTGGAAAAAGATCCTTTACATTGATACCAAAACAGGTGTCGGCGAAATGATCATGGATCCAAATAATCCCAACAAGATTTTTGTCAATATGTGGGAACACCGTCGTTATCCATGGTTTTTCAATTCAGGTGGAGCCTCTTCAGGTTTGTTTGTAACCCTTGACGGGGGTGATAATTGGAAAAAACTGGATGATAAAAATGGATTACCGAAGGGTAATTTAGGCCGAATGGGGCTTACCATCTCCAAAGCCAACAGCAATAAAGTATATGCTTTAGTCGAGTCCACTAAAAATGCCCTTTATGTTTCAGAAGATGGCGGGGATAATTTCAAAATGGTCAATGACAAACCTGAAATCGGTGACAGACCATTTTATTATTTTGAAATCCACGCTGATCCAAAAAATGCAGATAGGTTATTTACGCTTTATTCAAGAGTGGGAATAAGCGAAGATGGAGGACGGACTTTCACCGAACTTCTCTCATATGCAGGTGTTCACCCGGATCATCATGCCTGGTATATCAACCCCAACGATCCAAGCCTCATGATAGATGGAAACGACGGCGGTCTGAACATTACCCGGGATGGCGGAAAAACTTGGTATTTTGCTGAGAACATTCCTGTTGGACAATGGTACCATATTAATGTAGACAACGAAATTCCTTACAATATTTATGGTGGTCTTCAGGACAATGGTAGCTGGGTAGGACCTGCATATGTTTGGCGAAGAGATGGCATAAGAAACACCTATTGGCAGGAAATCCAATTTGGTGATGGTTTTGATGTTGTTTCAGATCCTGAAAATTCCAGATTCGGATATTCTATGTCCCAAGGAGGAAATGTCACTCGCTTTGACAAAGAAACAGGGCACAAAAGAACCATTAAGCCAACGCATCCTGATAAAGACGTTTTCCTAAGATTCAATTGGAATGCAGCAATAGCCCAAGACCCCCATGATGCAGCCACCATTTATTACGGCAGCCAATTCCTTCACAAAAGCACCGATCGTGGAGAGACATGGGAGATCATTTCACCGGATCTGACCACCAATGATCCTGAAAAACAAAAGCAACAGGAAACAGGTGGCTTGACCTTTGATATCACAGGGGCAGAAAACCACACCACAATCATTGCGATTGCTCCAAGCCCAATAGATAAAAATGTAATCTGGGTAGGTACCGATGATGGCAATGTGCAGGTAACAAAAGATGGAGGAAAATCCTGGTCCAATACATCAGCCAAACTTACCGGCTTACCAAAAGCAAGTTGGATTCCACAGATCCAAGCTTCCAGATATGATGCGGGAGAAGCTTGGATAATCGCTAATAATTACCGAAATAATGATTTTTCTGCTTATGCCTATAGAACCAAAAATTATGGCAATAGCTATGAAAGGATAGCCGACGACAATAAAGTTTGGGGATTTGCCCTTTCTATTATTCAAGATCCCGTTGAACCAAACTTAGTATTCCTAGGAACAGAGTTCGGATTGTATGTGAGTTTTGACAATGCCAAGACTTGGAATCAATGGAGACACGGCTATCCAAATGCAGTTTCTACTTACGACATGGTCATACAGGAAAGAGAGGCTGATTTGGTTATCGGTACCTTTGGTCGTTCTCTATATGTCTTGGATGATATCAGGCCCTTGAGAATTTATGCCAAAAACCAAGGTAAAGCACCTGAAGGCAAAATTACAGCCGTTCCTTCTTCTGATGCCTATCAGGCAGAAATTCACCAGCCACACGGTGAAAGATTTCCTGCAGACGGAAAATATGCTGCTGAAAACAGGCCGTTAGGTGGAAGACTAAGTTTTGTCATTAATGACCCTGGAAAAGAAAAATTGGATTCTGTGACTGTTTCCATATTTGATGCTGCAGGCCAACAAATCAGAACCATCAAAAAACTTCCGACAAATGGAGTCAATCAGGTAATCTGGAACTTGGATCGGAAATCTTCTGTCGATACTCCTTTTGGCAGAGGAGGCGGAGGTGGCGGCCAAAGAGCACGCGGTTTCTTTGAACCGAGCGGTGGTGCAGCATTACCCGGGACTTATAAAGTGGTGTATCAATATGGTGATATCCGTTCTGAGGGTTCTATTGTAGTTCACTCTGATCCAAGGATTCAAGCAGATTTGGCGGATTTACAAGCCCGAGAGGAATTCATCAAACAAACTGAAATCTTGACGGCTGATGTCATGAAAGCTACCCGACAGTTGGATGACGCCAAAAATACAGTGGACAAAATCATCACATTTGCCAAAGATGTCGATGATGCAGAAGTCAAAGAATTGGTAAAACTAGCCAATGAAACCAAAAAGAAAATAGACAGCACCAGAGAAGCATTCTATGGACCCACCAAAGAAGGACAGGGAATTGTCAGAAATCTCTATCCAACTACCATGTCAAGACTATTCGCTCCTCGAAGCTATGCCAACTCATCTTATGGCGCTCCCGGACCAACAGAGGACAGGTTGTTGCAACAGGCCAAAGAAAGTGCGGAGGAAGCACTGAAAGTATGGAATGAATTCTTTGAAAATGACTGGAAAGTATTTGAAGAAAAAGCCAGAAATACCAAAATCGATATTTTCAAGGAGATTGAGAAGGTGGAAGTGAAGTGA
- the pyrE gene encoding orotate phosphoribosyltransferase has translation MEIFDKKIASEVATQLLEIKAIRLQPEKPFTWASGWKSPIYCDNRLSLSYPAVRNFIKESLAQVIKTNFTTAEAIAGVATAGIPQGALLADELSLPFVYVRSKPKGHGMENMIEGKVTVGQKVVVVEDLVSTGGSSLKAVADLRAAGFEVLGMVAIFTYGFEIAEKNFKEAGVKLICLSDYSSLLTPALANDYIDDSTLASLVEWRKDPASWKPV, from the coding sequence ATGGAAATATTCGATAAAAAAATAGCTTCTGAAGTAGCTACTCAACTTTTGGAAATAAAAGCAATCCGCCTTCAGCCTGAGAAACCATTTACCTGGGCATCAGGTTGGAAATCTCCGATTTATTGTGACAACAGACTTTCACTTTCCTATCCTGCAGTTAGGAATTTTATCAAAGAAAGTCTGGCACAGGTGATCAAAACGAATTTTACCACTGCGGAAGCCATAGCTGGTGTCGCAACAGCAGGTATCCCTCAAGGTGCCTTATTGGCGGATGAACTTTCTCTTCCCTTCGTTTATGTTCGGTCCAAGCCCAAAGGTCATGGAATGGAAAATATGATCGAAGGAAAAGTTACTGTTGGCCAAAAAGTCGTTGTTGTTGAAGACCTAGTATCTACCGGCGGAAGTTCATTAAAGGCTGTAGCCGACCTTAGGGCTGCCGGTTTTGAAGTTCTGGGAATGGTAGCCATTTTCACTTATGGTTTTGAAATTGCCGAAAAAAACTTCAAAGAGGCTGGAGTAAAACTGATTTGTTTAAGTGATTATTCCTCTTTGCTTACTCCGGCATTGGCCAATGATTACATAGATGACAGCACCCTTGCTTCTTTGGTAGAATGGCGGAAAGATCCTGCATCCTGGAAACCAGTTTAG
- a CDS encoding DUF3822 family protein, whose protein sequence is MEIRTDNILEEKIYCDKFDTNMVSSLSLFLYEDYYFHFAKDQNGKILAIHKHSFENLRSLNYKLKEDRLYQLDVPTRVYNFASPFSLIPGPLFDPALSSVFLFFSEKPVENSMVYDTSLESNNLHLVGSIRKDLAEMLSENKSEIYFHHGATSFLSFVLKEKFNLVNQEILILIHKGWFYLTAFSNQELVLFNRFEVNNKEEILNYIVGITHQLEFNANYCRLSIFGNSSLYGIDDNWVSQYFKNFAISSPLSNIHYQEGTQSFQNPKTFESFWELP, encoded by the coding sequence TTGGAAATAAGAACTGATAATATCCTGGAAGAAAAAATTTACTGCGATAAATTTGATACCAATATGGTGTCAAGTTTATCGCTTTTCTTGTATGAAGACTATTATTTCCATTTTGCCAAAGACCAAAACGGGAAAATTCTTGCCATTCATAAACATTCTTTTGAAAATCTAAGATCGCTGAATTATAAACTCAAAGAAGACAGATTATATCAATTGGATGTTCCTACCCGGGTTTATAATTTCGCATCTCCTTTTTCATTGATTCCCGGCCCATTGTTTGACCCTGCCTTATCCTCTGTATTCTTGTTTTTTTCCGAAAAACCTGTGGAAAACAGCATGGTTTATGACACCAGTCTTGAAAGTAACAATCTTCACCTAGTAGGTTCAATCAGAAAAGATTTGGCTGAAATGCTTTCAGAAAATAAGTCGGAAATTTATTTTCATCATGGGGCAACTTCGTTTCTTTCCTTTGTATTGAAAGAAAAGTTTAATCTTGTAAATCAGGAAATATTAATTTTAATCCATAAAGGTTGGTTTTACTTAACCGCATTTTCAAATCAGGAACTTGTCCTTTTCAACAGATTTGAAGTCAACAACAAAGAAGAAATCCTTAATTATATTGTTGGAATAACCCATCAATTGGAATTCAATGCAAATTATTGCAGACTTTCCATTTTCGGAAATTCTTCTTTATATGGAATAGATGATAATTGGGTCTCTCAATATTTCAAAAACTTCGCTATTTCCTCGCCTTTATCCAATATTCATTACCAAGAAGGGACCCAAAGTTTTCAAAATCCAAAAACTTTTGAATCTTTTTGGGAACTCCCCTAA
- the coaD gene encoding pantetheine-phosphate adenylyltransferase: protein MKKTAIFPGSFDPFTKGHHDIVVRSLNLFDKVIIAIGFNSAKNNRYFEIDLMVNKISGIYQDNPNVQVLVYNELTSTLAKKHEARFLVRGLRNTTDFEYENTISQMNRNLNPDLETVFLITSPQYATVSSTVIREIHRYGGDVQGYLPYTL, encoded by the coding sequence ATGAAAAAGACGGCCATATTTCCTGGTTCATTTGACCCCTTTACAAAAGGTCATCATGATATTGTTGTGAGAAGTCTCAACCTTTTTGATAAAGTAATCATAGCGATAGGATTTAATTCTGCTAAAAATAACCGTTATTTTGAAATAGACCTGATGGTAAATAAAATCTCAGGGATTTATCAGGACAATCCTAATGTACAGGTATTGGTTTACAATGAACTGACATCCACCCTTGCCAAAAAACATGAAGCCAGGTTCTTGGTTAGAGGATTGAGGAACACCACTGATTTTGAATATGAAAATACCATCAGCCAAATGAACCGAAACTTAAATCCTGATCTGGAAACGGTTTTTCTGATCACCTCACCTCAATATGCCACAGTAAGTTCGACTGTAATCAGAGAAATTCACCGGTATGGCGGAGACGTACAGGGATATTTGCCTTACACGTTATGA
- the rfbB gene encoding dTDP-glucose 4,6-dehydratase, giving the protein MKKNILITGGAGFIGCHVVKLFVEKYPDYNIINLDCLTYAGNLENLREIEASPNYFFEKVNLLDVPELEAVFAKHAITDVIHLAAESHVDRSISDPLAFVKTNVIGTVNLLNVAKAYWGDLENHLFYHISTDEVYGSLEDGGFFTETTPYDPQSPYSASKASSDHFVRAYANTYKMKTVITNCSNNYGPNQFPEKLIPLCIHNIKNNKPLPVYGKGENIRDWLYVVDHAKAIDLVFHQGKMGETYNIGGFNEWKNIDIVQLLCQKMDAKLGRESGTSEKLITYVKDRAGHDHRYAIDASKIQKELGWEPSLQFEEGIEKTIDWYLENEDWLNNVTSGNYQKYYEEHYGG; this is encoded by the coding sequence ATGAAAAAAAATATTCTGATCACAGGCGGGGCAGGGTTTATAGGCTGTCATGTAGTTAAGCTTTTTGTGGAGAAATATCCTGATTACAATATCATTAATCTGGATTGTCTGACCTATGCAGGGAATTTGGAGAACCTGAGAGAAATTGAGGCTAGTCCAAATTACTTTTTCGAGAAAGTGAACTTATTGGATGTTCCTGAATTGGAAGCAGTATTTGCAAAACATGCAATTACTGATGTCATTCATTTAGCAGCGGAATCCCATGTGGACAGGTCAATTTCAGATCCTTTGGCATTTGTAAAAACAAATGTGATAGGCACTGTCAATCTGCTGAATGTAGCAAAAGCTTATTGGGGAGATTTGGAAAATCATCTTTTCTACCATATTTCCACAGATGAGGTTTATGGTTCTTTGGAAGACGGTGGTTTCTTTACCGAGACTACCCCTTACGATCCGCAATCTCCCTATTCTGCATCCAAAGCATCCTCAGATCATTTTGTAAGGGCTTATGCCAATACGTATAAAATGAAAACCGTCATTACCAATTGCTCCAACAATTACGGTCCGAATCAATTCCCTGAGAAATTGATCCCGCTTTGTATCCACAACATCAAAAACAACAAACCTTTGCCTGTCTATGGGAAAGGAGAAAATATCAGAGATTGGCTATATGTTGTTGACCATGCCAAAGCTATTGACCTGGTTTTCCATCAGGGGAAAATGGGGGAAACCTATAATATCGGGGGATTCAATGAATGGAAAAACATTGATATCGTACAATTGCTTTGCCAAAAGATGGATGCCAAACTCGGAAGGGAATCAGGTACCTCAGAAAAGCTGATCACCTATGTGAAAGATAGGGCAGGGCATGACCACCGATATGCCATTGACGCCTCAAAAATACAGAAAGAACTCGGATGGGAACCCAGTCTCCAATTTGAGGAGGGGATTGAAAAAACCATCGATTGGTATTTGGAAAATGAAGATTGGCTGAATAATGTGACCTCAGGCAATTATCAGAAGTATTATGAGGAGCATTATGGGGGGTGA